Proteins from one Telopea speciosissima isolate NSW1024214 ecotype Mountain lineage chromosome 1, Tspe_v1, whole genome shotgun sequence genomic window:
- the LOC122645487 gene encoding glycine-rich cell wall structural protein 2-like: MDRYQRVEKPRPDTPINENEIRITTQGRMRNYITYATSLLQEKGSNEIVLKAMGRAINKTVMIAELIKRRIVGLHQNTLIGSTDITDMWEPLEEGLLPLETTRHVSMITIILSKKELDTSSTGYQSPIPADQVKPWTEFEYDGEGSPGMRGRGRGGRGRGRGRGNNNGPGEYNNVDGGWDGGRGYGGRGRGRGRGRGFRGRGRGYGYGGDMQHESGGYNDYNSGVDAAPAQGRGRGRGRGRGRGRGRGGGGDFRSDGPVQAAA, translated from the exons ATGGATCGGTACCAGAGGGTGGAGAAGCCGAGGCCTGACACACCGATTAACGAGAATGAAATCCGGATAACCACTCAGGGGAGGATGAGGAACTACATTACTTATGCTACAAGTCTGCTTCAG GAGAAGGGTTCTAATGAAATTGTCCTTAAAGCAATGGGGAGAGCTATCAACAAGACTGTGATGATTGCTGAACTCATTAAG AGAAGAATTGTTGGTCTCCATCAGAACACATTGATTGGATCTACTGATATTACAGACATGTGGGAGCCGCTGGAAGAAGGCTTACTACC CCTAGAAACAACGCGGCATGTTTCAATGATTACAATCATCTTGTCCAAGAAAGAGTTGGATACATCCTCCACTGG TTACCAATCACCTATACCAGCTGATCAAGTAAAGCCGTGGACTGAATTCGAATATGATGGAG AGGGCTCTCCTGGCATGCGAGGCAGAGGACGTGGTGGTcgaggaagggggagaggaagAG GAAATAACAATGGGCCAGGTGAATACAACAATGTAGATGGAGGTTGGGATGGAGGGCGTGGGTATGGTGGCAGAGGCAGAGGACGTGGAAGGGGCCGTGGTTTCCGTGGGCGTGGAAGAGGCTATGGCTATGGTGGTGATATGCAACATGAATCTGGGGGTTACAATGACTATAATAGTGGTGTTGATGCAGCACCTGCTCAAGGCCGTG GGCGTGGTCGTGGCAGGGGAAGGGGCCGTggacgtggtcgtggtggtggtggtgattttaGATCAGATGGGCCAGTCCAGGCAGCAGCTTAA